In Azospirillum sp. TSA2s, one genomic interval encodes:
- a CDS encoding ABC transporter substrate-binding protein — MPQTPPPKPLFNSARPVARRDLLVGAAALGIAAATASLPLPAFAATTLRVGYIPIIPMTQLYVITGEGWTKDAGLSLQTTSFQSGPAMIQALASGTLDVAYVGIGPALIARSKGVKLKVVAANVIDQVALIGRGPLAKAMAGAANPAEGVKAFRAANGRRPKIGSLPAGSVPDTVLRYWMAEVAHIPPDDVEIVGMGEQPLQQALLTGAIDGASILEPILTLVKSRLQEAAIIAKAGTMFPKQPGAVLAVTEDAIAKNRDAVAELVKLHIRATAFAKSNPDRTAELVTDIIGKGLVERDVMRAALTSDATTFVDDPRVILDSTKKMQAFQQSLNQITEPVDVDTLFDFSFHDAAKGK; from the coding sequence ATGCCGCAGACCCCGCCGCCGAAGCCGCTTTTCAACTCCGCCCGCCCCGTGGCCCGCCGCGATCTTCTGGTGGGTGCCGCAGCGCTGGGCATTGCCGCAGCCACCGCGTCGCTGCCGTTGCCGGCCTTTGCGGCGACGACCCTGCGCGTCGGCTACATTCCGATCATCCCGATGACCCAGCTTTACGTGATCACGGGCGAGGGATGGACCAAGGATGCCGGGTTGAGCCTGCAGACCACCAGCTTCCAGTCGGGGCCGGCGATGATCCAGGCGCTCGCCTCGGGCACGCTGGACGTCGCCTATGTCGGCATCGGCCCGGCGCTGATCGCCCGGTCGAAAGGGGTGAAGCTGAAGGTCGTCGCCGCCAACGTCATCGATCAGGTGGCGCTGATCGGCCGCGGTCCGCTGGCCAAGGCGATGGCCGGCGCCGCCAACCCGGCCGAAGGGGTCAAGGCCTTCCGTGCCGCCAACGGCCGGCGGCCGAAGATCGGCTCGCTGCCGGCCGGATCGGTGCCGGACACCGTTCTGCGCTATTGGATGGCGGAGGTCGCCCACATCCCCCCCGACGATGTCGAGATCGTCGGCATGGGCGAGCAGCCCTTGCAGCAGGCGCTGCTGACCGGGGCCATCGACGGCGCCTCGATCCTGGAACCGATCCTGACGCTGGTGAAGTCGCGCCTGCAGGAGGCCGCCATCATCGCCAAGGCCGGCACCATGTTCCCCAAGCAGCCGGGCGCCGTGCTGGCGGTGACCGAAGACGCCATTGCCAAGAACCGCGACGCGGTGGCCGAACTGGTCAAGCTGCACATCCGCGCGACCGCCTTCGCCAAGTCCAACCCGGACCGCACGGCGGAGCTGGTGACCGACATCATCGGCAAGGGGCTGGTCGAGCGCGACGTGATGCGGGCGGCGCTGACCTCCGACGCGACGACCTTCGTCGACGACCCGCGGGTGATCCTGGACTCCACCAAGAAGATGCAGGCTTTCCAGCAGTCGCTGAACCAGATCACCGAACCGGTGGATGTCGACACGCTGTTCGACTTCTCCTTCCATGATGCGGCGAAAGGAAAGTGA